TGAGGGCCAGAATCGTCGAGCGCTTTAAATTTGAAGCGGCTCACGCCGTGGTCATAGATGGAAAGCCCGAGGAGCTTCACGGCCACACCTTCAGGCTCGAGGTCGCGGTTGAGGGGCCGCTAAGGAACGGCTACGTCATGGACTTCCTGGAGCTGAGAAAGCTCGTCGAGGAAATCCTTGAGGAGCTGGACCACCGGAACCTCAACGGCATCTTCGAGAATCCTACAACCGAGAACGTTGCGCTATGGATAGCAGGGGAGGTTGAGAAGCGCCTTTCCAATGGCGTAAGACTAAAACGCATAGTCCTCTGGGAGGGCGACGAGAACGGGGTGGAGTTTGAGTTCTGAGAAACGTTTTTATCCACCTCCTGAGAGCTATTATTGGTGATATCATGTCTGAGGTTACCTCTCAGCGGGCGCTGGAACTGCACTCTCATCTCCTTAAAGAAGCCCTCGAGCTCAGGAAACTCATTGAGAACAAGAAAAAAGACGTCCGACCGGGAATGCTCGGAAAAGGGAACGCCGAGGAGTTTAAGAGATACCGGGTCGAGGTGTACGAGCGGTGATTTTCATAGACTCCAGCGTTTTGTACAACTACCTGGTAGAGACGAGCCTTACCCATTACGCCGTTGAGATCCTCGAAGCAAAGGAAGGAAAGCTGACATCTGATATCGTCGTTGATGAGCTGTTTTACGTCCTCATCAGGAGGCTGGGGGAGAAGGAGTACGGTGCGAGGTCGGTGTGGAGGGTCAAAAAGCTCCTCAAGGATGACGAGGAGTTCAGGAACAGAGCTTCTGATGTTATCTCGGACATCCTGGCGCTTCTGGATGCAAAGGATGTTCTCCTGGTTTCAGACTCAAGGGACTGGCTGACGGTTGCCACCCTCGTTCGCGACTATTCTCTCCTTCCCCACGATGCAAGAATTCTGGCCACTGCCTTAGAGTACAACTGCGATAGTTTAGCCACCCTCGACGAGGACTTCGCGGGCGTGGGAGAAATAATCCGCCTCCTCCCAGGGGATTTCTGGGGAGAGGGTTAAATCCCCTCTGAGCGCAGGAAACCTGCGTAGGGAACAGACCGCTTTGAGGGCTGAGATTAGATAAAGAAACGAGCGACATCGACATTCTGGTCGACTTCTGTGAGGTCCCATCCTTCCTCAGGTTCATAGAGCTTGAGGAGTACCTTGAAGAGCTCCTTGGTGTCAAGGT
This Thermococcus cleftensis DNA region includes the following protein-coding sequences:
- a CDS encoding nucleotidyltransferase family protein — its product is MRLDKETSDIDILVDFCEVPSFLRFIELEEYLEELLGVKVDLVLKSALKPGIARHVMREVVYV
- a CDS encoding 6-pyruvoyl trahydropterin synthase family protein; its protein translation is MRARIVERFKFEAAHAVVIDGKPEELHGHTFRLEVAVEGPLRNGYVMDFLELRKLVEEILEELDHRNLNGIFENPTTENVALWIAGEVEKRLSNGVRLKRIVLWEGDENGVEFEF
- a CDS encoding PIN domain-containing protein yields the protein MIFIDSSVLYNYLVETSLTHYAVEILEAKEGKLTSDIVVDELFYVLIRRLGEKEYGARSVWRVKKLLKDDEEFRNRASDVISDILALLDAKDVLLVSDSRDWLTVATLVRDYSLLPHDARILATALEYNCDSLATLDEDFAGVGEIIRLLPGDFWGEG